A DNA window from Fragaria vesca subsp. vesca linkage group LG3, FraVesHawaii_1.0, whole genome shotgun sequence contains the following coding sequences:
- the LOC101307760 gene encoding cytokinin riboside 5'-monophosphate phosphoribohydrolase LOG5-like, with translation MAQVIDMEHKEEAVRSKFGRACVFCASSFGGKESYKTAATELGQELVSRGVNLVYGGGGLGLMGSVSKAVHDGGGHVFGIIPRDLLPVEITGETYGEEIRVTDMHERKAKMAREADCFIALPGGFGTLEELLEVVSWYKLGIHDKPVGVLNVDGFFNLFLSSIDNSVDEGFIHPSHHHIIVVASNAKELLDKLEVCD, from the exons ATGGCTCAAGTGATTGACATGGAACATAAGGAGGAGGCTGTGAGGTCTAAGTTCGGGAGGGCATGTGTATTTTGTGCAAGCAGTTTTGGGGGCAAAGAGAGTTATAAAACTGCTGCTACAGAACTAGGCCAAGAGCTG GTGTCAAGGGGGGTGAACCTTGTCTATGGAGGCGGAGGCCTAGGACTGATGGGTTCTGTGTCAAAGGCTGTGCATGATGGTGGAGGCCATGTTTTTGG GATCATCCCCAGGGATCTACTACCTGTAGAG ATAACAGGGGAAACATATGGGGAGGAAATACGTGTAACCGACATGCACGAAAGGAAGGCTAAAATGGCCCGCGAGGCAGATTGTTTTATAGCATTACCAG GAGGGTTTGGAACTCTTGAAGAGTTGCTGGAGGTGGTTTCTTGGTACAAACTTGGCATCCATGACAAACCT GTTGGTGTGCTCAACGTTGATGGCTTCTTCAATTTATTCCTCTCTTCTATTGACAATTCCGTGGATGAAGGTTTTATTCATCCTTCCCATCACCACATCATAGTCGTTGCTAGCAACGCCAAGGAGCTCCTTGATAAACTTGAGGTGTGTGATTGA